Part of the Thermococcus barossii genome is shown below.
AACCCTCTCTGCCCTCCTTCTATAATACTCGAAGAGCTCTATTCCCCACTTCTTGGCCCGCTCGTTTGTGCTGATCAGGTCGTTCATCATGTCGTAGGTCCCGTTGGGAAGGAAGAGGCCCAGGGACAGGAAATTGTTGGTTACTGTGAAGGCCACCTTTGGATTCTCGTCTATAACGTACAGCCTGACGTTCGGAAGGTTTCGAACCTTTTCGACGGCCTCCGGGGCAGATAGCTCTATCAGTTTCTCGTACACAGCTCTGGTCGTTATTATATCAATGTCCACATCCTCTCCAAACGCCAGCTCTAGGAACTCCTCTGGATAATCGGCGAACAGTATGGGGGAGACGCCCTTAATCCACTTGGACGTTTTTATGAGCTCCATGTAAACCTCGTGGGGCAGTTTCAGATACTCGGGGGTTGTGGTGTGAAGCTCGGAATCTCTCAGGTCTCCTATCCTTAACAGAAGCTCCTCGGGAATGCCACTCAAATCATGGGAGAGCCAGAACTCCTCGAATCTTCTGATGCTCTCCAGTGCTCCCATTATGTTTTTTACTTGGAGGGACACGAGGTGCCCAATATTTGTGAGCTGGTACTGTTTGGTCTCGGGGTCTTGGATTATGAGCCTCTCCTCCATAAGGTCGCTGAGGGCGTGTGAGATTGTGGATTTGGTCGAACCCACCTGAGAGTGAATCTCACCTAGGGTTTTTGGTCCCTCCGAGAGAGCAAGCAGCACTTTATGGCGTACACTGGAGGTTATAACCATTTTGAGCACGTTTTCAGGATTCATGGCTTCTCCTCCCTTTCTTCTCTTGGTTATCCTCCTAATAAACTTTTCTTGAAT
Proteins encoded:
- a CDS encoding helix-turn-helix transcriptional regulator — protein: MLPPASFSQYTFCMSEYITFLFFNNKIVLSKQKFRIQEKFIRRITKRRKGGEAMNPENVLKMVITSSVRHKVLLALSEGPKTLGEIHSQVGSTKSTISHALSDLMEERLIIQDPETKQYQLTNIGHLVSLQVKNIMGALESIRRFEEFWLSHDLSGIPEELLLRIGDLRDSELHTTTPEYLKLPHEVYMELIKTSKWIKGVSPILFADYPEEFLELAFGEDVDIDIITTRAVYEKLIELSAPEAVEKVRNLPNVRLYVIDENPKVAFTVTNNFLSLGLFLPNGTYDMMNDLISTNERAKKWGIELFEYYRRRAERVI